Proteins from a single region of Amyelois transitella isolate CPQ chromosome 31, ilAmyTran1.1, whole genome shotgun sequence:
- the LOC106137504 gene encoding protein TEX261 has product MFFLYLMSILSIVVQAVFVTLAIASGLYYLAELVEEYTVTAKYVISWTVVITTALHIGLMIFDDLPLHLNALGLIQQTLHFILLREFPVVRVANPAFIAAVATLLLHHYVAFKYFGMVYYNFSEVLAYFTLCLWVVPFALFVSLSANDYVLPTTGEKQPLLGDNNVVTDYLSRKAKRYSLLSFFSFAKDSILPQRNKKAF; this is encoded by the exons atgttttttctttatttgatgAGCATTTTATCAATAGTCGTACAGGCTGTATTTGTAACTTTAGCTATCG CATCCGGTCTATACTATTTGGCAGAGTTGGTGGAGGAATATACAGTCACAGCCAAATATGTTATATCATGGACTGTAGtg ataACAACAGCTCTCCACATAGGATTGATGATCTTCGATGACTTGCCTCTCCACCTGAACGCGCTAGGTCTGATCCAGCAAACGTTACACTTCATCCTCCTCCGGGAGTTCCCCGTTGTCCGGGTCGCGAACCCAGCGTTCATAGCTGCTGTGGCGACCTTGTTGTTACATCATTATGTCGCTTTCAAATATTTCGGCATGGTGTATTATAATTTCTCTGAG gtaTTAGCATACTTCACTCTATGTCTATGGGTGGTACCGTTCGCCCTGTTCGTCTCCCTGTCCGCCAATGACTATGTCTTGCCAACTACCGGAGAGAAGCAGCCGTTACTTG GTGACAACAATGTGGTCACAGATTATCTATCGCGCAAGGCGAAGCGGTATAGTCTATTGTCTTTCTTCAGTTTTGCAAAAGATTCCATACTACCACAGCGTAATAAGAAAGCGTTTTGA